The following are encoded together in the Coriobacteriia bacterium genome:
- a CDS encoding VWA domain-containing protein has translation MTSKPKPETERKSEPKDQEERSILINFVLDKSGSMDTIREATISGFNEFLGDQQREGGDARMTLTLFDTRFQTVASAVPVREITSLDPGTYMPSGMTALYDAIGHTMSITNAYVAAHRPDQVLFVIMTDGLENASREFDQRKIFELIKERQEAAGYEFIYLGANQDAYAASESIGIAADRAMNWEATPAAAAATMTRVSHNVRAHRRSGMGQQADGTFFSPAFEAEGSMDYDEHKRRKDSEAGK, from the coding sequence ATGACCAGCAAGCCAAAGCCGGAGACAGAGCGCAAGTCAGAGCCGAAGGACCAGGAGGAGCGCAGCATCCTCATCAACTTCGTGCTCGACAAGAGCGGCTCGATGGATACGATCCGCGAGGCCACCATCTCGGGGTTCAACGAGTTCCTCGGCGATCAGCAGCGCGAGGGCGGGGACGCGCGCATGACGCTCACGCTGTTCGACACGCGGTTCCAGACCGTCGCCTCGGCGGTGCCCGTGCGTGAGATAACGTCGCTCGATCCGGGCACCTACATGCCCTCGGGCATGACCGCGCTCTACGACGCCATCGGCCACACCATGAGCATCACCAACGCCTACGTGGCGGCGCACCGGCCGGACCAGGTGCTGTTCGTGATCATGACCGACGGTCTCGAGAATGCGAGCCGGGAGTTCGACCAGCGCAAGATCTTCGAGCTGATCAAGGAGCGCCAGGAGGCCGCCGGCTACGAGTTCATCTACCTGGGCGCCAACCAGGACGCGTATGCGGCGAGCGAGTCGATCGGCATCGCGGCGGATCGCGCGATGAACTGGGAGGCCACGCCGGCCGCGGCAGCCGCAACGATGACGCGCGTGTCGCACAACGTGCGCGCGCACCGCAGGAGCGGCATGGGGCAGCAGGCAGACGGCACGTTCTTCTCGCCGGCCTTCGAGGCGGAAGGCTCGATGGACTACGACGAGCACAAGCGGCGCAAGGACAGCGAGGCCGGGAAGTAG
- a CDS encoding ORF6N domain-containing protein yields the protein MADETAMLPVEAAELRIRVARGARIVLDADLAGLYGVETRTLVQAVRRNPDRFPPDFMFELTTDEWSALKSGTADSVGWGGRRTPPLAFTEQGIAMLSSVLRSPRAIAVNVQIMRAFVRLREILAENADLSRRLDDLEQRYDDQFKIIIRAIQALTAPPVKPKNPVGFGRS from the coding sequence ATGGCAGACGAGACTGCGATGCTGCCTGTTGAGGCGGCGGAGCTGCGCATACGGGTCGCTCGAGGTGCACGGATCGTTCTCGATGCTGATCTTGCAGGGCTGTACGGCGTGGAGACGCGCACACTCGTCCAGGCGGTGCGCCGCAATCCTGACCGGTTTCCGCCGGACTTCATGTTCGAGCTCACCACCGACGAGTGGTCAGCTCTTAAGAGCGGTACAGCTGACTCAGTTGGCTGGGGTGGCCGCCGTACGCCACCGCTCGCTTTCACGGAGCAGGGGATTGCGATGCTCTCCAGCGTGCTGCGCAGTCCCCGTGCGATCGCGGTGAACGTGCAGATCATGCGCGCGTTCGTCCGCCTGCGCGAGATCCTCGCTGAGAACGCTGACCTCTCACGTCGACTTGATGACCTAGAGCAGCGCTACGACGACCAGTTCAAGATCATCATCCGGGCGATCCAGGCGCTCACCGCTCCGCCGGTGAAGCCCAAGAACCCGGTGGGATTCGGGCGAAGCTGA
- a CDS encoding DUF305 domain-containing protein produces the protein MKQTTGIILAIALILIGLVGLALTWSLTADPVGSFTCPGGEPCFGERGRLGSDTADNATRPDANGSDAMFIVGMIPHHDDAIEMAELALTEAEHPEIKQLAEDIIRTQTAQNVQMRKWYSEWYGGDVPDEGDGSFGMMGGGGMMGGSFDAAQLEGADPFDKAFIEQMVPHHQMGIMMAQMAGGSTNRSEIRGLADDIITGQSAEIELMRGWYDEWYGN, from the coding sequence ATGAAGCAGACAACCGGAATAATCCTAGCCATCGCGCTCATCCTGATAGGTCTGGTCGGCCTGGCGCTCACCTGGTCGCTCACAGCCGATCCCGTCGGCTCCTTCACCTGCCCGGGCGGCGAGCCGTGCTTCGGCGAGCGCGGCCGGCTTGGCTCAGACACGGCCGACAACGCAACCCGACCAGACGCGAACGGCTCAGACGCGATGTTCATCGTGGGCATGATCCCGCATCACGACGACGCGATCGAGATGGCCGAACTGGCGCTCACCGAGGCCGAGCATCCCGAGATCAAGCAGCTGGCCGAGGACATCATCCGCACACAGACAGCTCAGAACGTGCAGATGCGCAAGTGGTATTCGGAGTGGTATGGCGGCGACGTTCCCGATGAAGGGGACGGCTCCTTCGGCATGATGGGTGGAGGCGGAATGATGGGCGGAAGCTTCGATGCCGCCCAGCTTGAGGGCGCCGACCCGTTCGACAAGGCATTCATCGAGCAGATGGTCCCGCACCATCAGATGGGGATCATGATGGCCCAGATGGCGGGCGGATCCACCAACCGTTCGGAGATCCGCGGTCTTGCCGACGACATCATCACCGGACAGAGCGCAGAGATCGAGCTCATGCGGGGCTGGTACGACGAGTGGTACGGCAACTGA
- a CDS encoding TIR domain-containing protein, whose protein sequence is MGDSVERDVSGQHDVFISYSRKDIAFVRILHGMLAERGLGTWVDWQDIPPSADWMAEVYKAIESANAFIFVMSDTSTGSDVCRLELDHAIKNNKRLIPITVHDVEPAVLPPEVAARNWVFFREQDDIQESFNKLLEAVETDLEWTKAHTALLQRAIEWDERDREAGFLLHGAALADALSKVAEASTGREPALTQLQVDYVQESQAAQAAQELRWKRRTQVIRGVISGALVVSVALTVWALVNAAEARRQQQLSRSNELVAYSREMVQTDPLVGYLLARAALDVKPTPAAQAALWDPLQYPFTRATMTGHSQSVSDVELSPDGKFAVTSAGDGTARVFDTTTGEQLRVLESEDGHKVKLINDAEFADGGRLVVTMTAFANVTGGSLACVWDVATGELVTTLVHNDFSFGAPLISPDQTLIVTCGAGEFGDWGNKLVVYDAATGNELRTLDDLTDLPHSAVFSPDGTRVAAGCLDGSVVIWDVATGGVLRRLEGHSESVYGVAFSPDGAQIATASSDATLRLWDSATGQQLGSTDCGNTLGLVLFSPSGERVAVKRDPDEVVVVDAQTWSQVYVLKKSLESGSSLWESEDVAFSPDGALLLSAAPDGSAQVNDSLLGGLVLSLRGHASTVTSVAFSADGKQAITGSEDETARMWDLVAGQAIVSIKPAPNPPYVSSLETGMLSSDGARIVVLLADGTGAVYTADTGEQEYALTEDSGRITFAGFSPDGALLATFSEDGPPTLWDAATGEKARELSTSSDRSMSNCQFSPDGKYLLAAEGKNGEWSVHVWEVASGEETQVIPFGSADLGSATFIRDIDLSADGVYLAVAFQKETTVWDVGTGKKVAALVHESEPEWVRFSPDGRVLFDGVSYPKAVTVAWDWSAEERLYTLEGAKLLDFSPNGMQMVTKDDDDAVRIRDVVTDTIVTTMSWPVAPVAATFSPDGTRMAVGYVGGEVRIWDVASARTMHVFVGHLESAQPLGFTPDGSRLVTLAWRDSVRVWPATYHEMLKLMDEGFRGDVRDLQPAERAEYGFTTEGE, encoded by the coding sequence ATGGGGGATTCGGTCGAACGCGACGTGAGCGGGCAGCACGACGTCTTCATCTCGTACTCGCGTAAGGACATCGCCTTCGTCCGCATACTGCACGGCATGCTCGCAGAGCGAGGTCTCGGCACCTGGGTCGACTGGCAGGACATCCCGCCAAGCGCAGACTGGATGGCCGAGGTCTACAAGGCCATCGAATCCGCCAACGCGTTCATCTTCGTGATGAGCGACACATCCACGGGCTCGGATGTCTGCCGCCTCGAGCTGGATCACGCGATCAAGAACAACAAACGGCTGATCCCCATCACGGTGCACGATGTGGAACCCGCGGTGTTGCCGCCCGAGGTGGCCGCTCGCAACTGGGTGTTCTTCCGCGAACAAGACGACATCCAGGAGTCCTTCAACAAGCTCCTCGAGGCGGTGGAGACAGACCTGGAGTGGACCAAGGCGCACACCGCGCTCCTGCAGCGTGCGATCGAATGGGACGAGCGAGACCGGGAGGCCGGCTTCTTGCTCCACGGCGCCGCGCTCGCCGACGCGCTCTCCAAGGTGGCCGAGGCCAGCACGGGCCGCGAGCCCGCGCTCACGCAGCTGCAGGTGGACTACGTGCAGGAGAGCCAGGCCGCGCAGGCCGCGCAGGAGCTGCGCTGGAAGCGCCGCACGCAGGTGATCCGCGGCGTCATCTCCGGCGCGCTCGTGGTCTCCGTTGCACTCACGGTCTGGGCGCTCGTAAACGCCGCCGAGGCCCGTCGCCAGCAGCAGCTCTCGCGCTCCAACGAGCTGGTGGCGTACTCGCGGGAGATGGTGCAGACAGACCCGCTCGTGGGCTACCTGTTGGCGCGCGCCGCACTCGACGTGAAGCCCACGCCGGCCGCACAGGCCGCACTCTGGGATCCGCTGCAGTATCCGTTCACGCGCGCGACGATGACCGGTCACTCACAGTCCGTGAGCGATGTTGAGCTCTCGCCCGACGGGAAGTTCGCCGTGACATCGGCCGGGGATGGCACGGCACGCGTCTTTGACACCACCACCGGCGAGCAGCTGCGCGTGCTCGAGTCTGAAGACGGTCACAAGGTGAAGCTCATCAACGACGCCGAGTTTGCCGACGGCGGACGTTTGGTGGTGACGATGACCGCCTTCGCGAACGTAACGGGTGGTAGCCTGGCGTGCGTGTGGGATGTCGCCACCGGGGAGCTCGTGACAACGCTCGTGCACAACGACTTCAGCTTTGGGGCTCCGCTGATCTCGCCGGACCAGACGCTCATCGTCACGTGCGGGGCAGGTGAGTTTGGCGATTGGGGAAACAAGCTGGTCGTCTACGACGCCGCCACCGGTAACGAGCTCCGGACGCTTGATGATCTGACCGACCTCCCACACAGCGCCGTCTTCAGTCCGGATGGCACGCGCGTTGCCGCCGGCTGTCTGGACGGGAGTGTTGTGATCTGGGACGTGGCCACAGGCGGTGTGTTGCGGCGCCTCGAGGGCCATTCGGAGTCAGTGTACGGGGTCGCCTTCTCGCCCGACGGTGCGCAGATCGCAACGGCGTCGTCGGATGCCACCCTGCGGCTCTGGGACTCGGCCACCGGCCAGCAGCTCGGCTCGACCGACTGCGGGAATACGCTCGGTCTCGTGCTCTTCTCGCCAAGCGGCGAGCGCGTGGCCGTGAAGCGCGATCCCGACGAGGTCGTGGTGGTCGATGCGCAAACGTGGTCGCAGGTCTACGTGCTCAAGAAGTCCCTGGAATCGGGGTCCTCACTCTGGGAATCGGAGGACGTTGCGTTCTCACCGGACGGCGCCCTCCTTCTCTCGGCCGCGCCGGACGGCTCGGCACAGGTGAACGACTCGCTCCTGGGTGGCCTCGTGCTGTCGCTGAGAGGGCACGCCAGCACCGTCACGAGCGTGGCGTTCTCCGCCGACGGCAAGCAGGCGATCACCGGCTCCGAAGACGAGACGGCTCGCATGTGGGATCTCGTGGCCGGCCAGGCGATCGTCTCGATCAAGCCCGCGCCCAATCCGCCGTACGTGAGCAGTCTCGAGACCGGAATGCTCTCCTCGGACGGCGCGCGCATCGTGGTCTTGCTGGCTGACGGCACCGGCGCGGTCTACACCGCTGACACCGGGGAGCAAGAGTACGCGCTCACCGAGGATTCCGGCCGGATCACCTTCGCAGGGTTCTCGCCCGACGGTGCGCTTCTCGCCACGTTCTCCGAGGACGGCCCACCCACCCTGTGGGATGCGGCAACGGGTGAGAAGGCGCGCGAGCTTTCCACCAGCAGCGATAGGAGCATGAGCAACTGCCAGTTCTCGCCTGACGGGAAGTACCTTCTGGCAGCGGAGGGCAAAAACGGCGAGTGGAGCGTGCATGTCTGGGAGGTTGCCAGCGGCGAAGAGACGCAGGTGATCCCGTTCGGCTCGGCCGACCTGGGCTCGGCAACGTTCATCCGCGACATCGACCTTTCGGCCGACGGCGTGTACCTGGCCGTTGCCTTCCAGAAGGAGACGACCGTTTGGGACGTGGGCACCGGCAAGAAGGTGGCCGCGCTGGTCCACGAATCCGAGCCCGAGTGGGTGAGGTTCTCTCCTGACGGCCGGGTGCTCTTCGACGGAGTCTCGTACCCGAAGGCCGTGACGGTGGCATGGGACTGGTCGGCGGAGGAGCGGTTGTACACCCTCGAGGGTGCGAAGCTCCTGGACTTCTCCCCGAACGGCATGCAGATGGTCACTAAGGACGATGATGACGCAGTGCGTATCCGGGACGTTGTCACCGACACCATCGTGACCACGATGAGTTGGCCCGTTGCGCCTGTGGCAGCCACCTTCTCGCCCGATGGCACCCGAATGGCGGTGGGCTACGTGGGCGGCGAGGTACGCATTTGGGACGTTGCGAGCGCGCGGACGATGCACGTGTTCGTGGGGCACTTGGAGTCAGCCCAACCGCTCGGCTTCACGCCGGACGGGTCGAGGCTCGTGACGCTTGCCTGGAGAGACTCGGTTCGCGTCTGGCCGGCCACTTACCACGAGATGCTCAAGCTGATGGATGAAGGCTTCCGTGGCGACGTGCGCGATCTTCAGCCCGCGGAACGCGCGGAGTACGGGTTCACCACCGAGGGCGAGTAG
- a CDS encoding DUF6036 family nucleotidyltransferase, with protein MSGSLNLGREELEDRLRQFDRAVGLLYPGRTFRLVLVGGGAMILIGCLTRATADLDSLHVPNELVDLMSTYDINCRVAAYVDHFAYSLEDRLVALDLGTTAVECYAASLEDIVASKLYSDRNADAFDIRRPEVLEMLDWQRLAEVADDMQGSKMNDRRYGQFLHNYRHYRQECGPCDD; from the coding sequence ATGTCAGGCTCACTGAACCTCGGCAGAGAGGAACTTGAAGACCGCCTGCGCCAGTTCGATCGCGCGGTGGGACTGCTCTACCCTGGCCGCACGTTCCGCCTCGTGCTCGTCGGCGGCGGCGCGATGATCCTCATCGGGTGCCTCACTCGGGCGACCGCCGATCTGGATTCACTACACGTGCCGAATGAGCTCGTGGATCTGATGAGCACCTACGACATCAACTGCCGGGTCGCAGCGTACGTGGACCACTTCGCGTACAGCCTCGAGGACCGGCTCGTTGCTCTAGATCTCGGAACCACAGCGGTCGAGTGCTACGCCGCCTCACTCGAAGATATCGTGGCATCGAAGCTGTACTCGGATCGCAACGCCGACGCATTCGACATCCGTCGCCCGGAAGTCCTGGAGATGCTGGACTGGCAGCGACTCGCTGAAGTGGCGGACGACATGCAGGGCAGCAAGATGAATGACCGCCGGTATGGGCAGTTTCTGCACAACTACCGGCACTACCGACAGGAGTGCGGACCATGCGACGACTGA
- a CDS encoding glycerophosphodiester phosphodiesterase family protein: MRTAAWIALVVVTVFIAGYAFTTGGTPTRKPAEWLTAQKISHRGMWTEGPARPEDSLAAFDEAASSGFAVELDVHSSADGVTVVVHDSHLGRMTGEDVLVEDLTLEELKELRLLGGDEEIPTLEEVLALVDGRVPVFVEIKNEGDVGALEDDVAAQLAAYDGEACVMSFNPYSLAQVAASEPDIVRGQLASRFKGEDLPWYQKLLLANMMMNWTSKPDFVAYDIDALPCPGVTVQTWRGRPILGWTIDDADELAYAEKYCDGFICNPGALEE, from the coding sequence ATGCGCACCGCAGCCTGGATCGCGCTTGTCGTCGTGACCGTGTTCATCGCCGGCTACGCCTTCACCACGGGCGGCACACCGACGCGTAAGCCGGCCGAGTGGCTCACCGCGCAGAAGATCTCGCACCGCGGCATGTGGACCGAGGGTCCCGCGCGTCCCGAGGACTCGCTCGCCGCGTTCGACGAGGCGGCCTCGAGCGGCTTCGCCGTCGAGCTCGACGTGCACTCCTCGGCAGACGGCGTGACGGTGGTCGTCCACGACAGTCACCTGGGGCGCATGACCGGCGAGGACGTTCTGGTCGAGGACCTCACGCTTGAGGAGCTGAAGGAACTGCGCCTTCTCGGCGGCGATGAGGAGATACCCACGCTCGAAGAGGTGCTCGCGCTGGTGGACGGACGCGTGCCGGTCTTCGTGGAGATCAAGAACGAGGGCGACGTGGGCGCGCTCGAAGACGACGTGGCCGCGCAGCTTGCCGCCTACGATGGCGAGGCGTGCGTGATGTCGTTCAACCCGTACTCGCTTGCGCAGGTCGCGGCCTCGGAGCCCGACATCGTGCGCGGCCAGCTCGCGAGCCGCTTCAAGGGCGAGGACCTCCCCTGGTATCAGAAGCTGCTGCTCGCGAACATGATGATGAACTGGACCTCCAAGCCCGACTTCGTCGCCTACGACATCGATGCGCTGCCGTGTCCCGGCGTGACCGTGCAGACGTGGCGCGGCCGCCCCATCCTCGGCTGGACGATCGACGACGCCGATGAACTCGCCTACGCCGAGAAGTACTGCGACGGCTTCATCTGCAACCCCGGGGCGCTCGAGGAGTAG
- a CDS encoding DNA-binding protein, which yields MTDYEFTLRFRITDSSVGIDDRLERLFEAGCDDSLPGIGRSGSIALAFTRSSESARDAILSALASALGAMPDATLIGASPDLVGLTDIARIMGFSRQNMRKLMLGGVEPGPAPVHESAPSLWHLADALTWLGGRGYSVDQALIDVAVVTMQVNLALELTRADPAAQRAIQKALA from the coding sequence GTGACCGACTACGAGTTCACTCTGCGGTTCCGCATCACCGACAGCAGCGTGGGCATCGACGATCGGCTCGAGCGTCTCTTCGAGGCTGGTTGCGACGACTCACTGCCTGGCATCGGTCGCTCCGGCAGTATCGCGCTCGCGTTCACGCGTTCTTCGGAGTCTGCGCGCGACGCCATTCTCAGCGCCCTCGCGAGTGCGCTTGGCGCTATGCCCGACGCTACGCTGATCGGCGCCTCACCGGACCTCGTCGGCCTGACCGACATTGCCCGGATCATGGGCTTCTCCAGGCAGAACATGCGGAAGCTCATGCTTGGCGGCGTGGAGCCGGGCCCCGCGCCCGTCCATGAAAGCGCCCCGTCTCTCTGGCATCTCGCTGACGCGTTGACATGGCTTGGCGGCAGAGGCTATAGCGTGGACCAGGCGCTCATCGATGTTGCCGTGGTGACGATGCAGGTCAACCTCGCCCTAGAACTCACCCGGGCCGACCCTGCTGCACAACGGGCTATCCAGAAGGCTCTCGCGTAG
- a CDS encoding helix-turn-helix transcriptional regulator codes for MDEQDFGRKLRVLRHERAETLEDVSAATGLSVAMLSRVERGERLPSPDSVESLARHFGLPAEELMSETIASKMMNRYGRESSSKAAARMQSDDRTMASMSPREAYPETMASAPAPRASASARLPMRAAGMAFIAQPIEALFSEDAARDSLADAARVAEVALESAMRAVRRAQASGDPDQIEEAERVLKRLRRAMG; via the coding sequence ATGGACGAGCAAGACTTCGGCCGGAAGCTGCGCGTGCTGAGGCACGAGCGCGCCGAAACGCTCGAGGACGTGTCGGCGGCAACCGGGCTCTCGGTCGCGATGCTCTCGCGCGTTGAGCGCGGCGAGCGCCTCCCCTCGCCCGACAGCGTGGAGTCCCTGGCGCGGCACTTCGGTCTGCCCGCCGAGGAGCTCATGAGCGAGACGATCGCGAGCAAGATGATGAACCGGTACGGGCGCGAGAGCAGCAGCAAGGCCGCCGCGCGGATGCAGAGCGACGATCGCACGATGGCCTCGATGTCGCCCCGCGAGGCGTACCCGGAGACGATGGCATCTGCGCCGGCCCCCCGCGCATCAGCATCTGCACGCTTGCCCATGCGCGCTGCCGGCATGGCGTTCATCGCACAGCCGATCGAGGCGCTCTTTAGCGAGGACGCGGCGCGTGACTCGCTCGCCGACGCCGCCCGCGTAGCCGAAGTGGCGCTCGAGAGCGCGATGCGCGCCGTGCGACGCGCGCAGGCGAGTGGCGACCCGGATCAGATCGAGGAAGCCGAGCGGGTGCTGAAGCGTCTGCGGCGGGCGATGGGGTAG
- a CDS encoding GlsB/YeaQ/YmgE family stress response membrane protein, with translation MGILSWIIVGLIAGALAKWIMPGNQKAGIFITMVLGIAGGVLGGFIMSLIGGTGVTGFNLQTLLVATLGALVVLLIYGLVNKR, from the coding sequence GTGGGCATTCTGTCGTGGATTATCGTGGGTCTGATCGCTGGCGCGCTGGCCAAGTGGATCATGCCAGGGAATCAGAAGGCCGGCATCTTCATCACTATGGTGCTGGGTATCGCGGGCGGTGTGCTCGGCGGCTTCATCATGAGCCTCATCGGTGGCACAGGTGTCACCGGTTTCAACCTGCAGACGCTACTCGTGGCCACCCTCGGCGCGCTCGTGGTGCTCCTCATATACGGGCTCGTCAACAAGCGCTAA